The Equus caballus isolate H_3958 breed thoroughbred chromosome 12, TB-T2T, whole genome shotgun sequence genome contains a region encoding:
- the LOC138916812 gene encoding olfactory receptor 5AN6-like, with amino-acid sequence MEENRNHTSVAVFVLLGLSDEKELQLIFFPVFLGIYLVTLLWNLGLIILIRMDSHLHTPMYFFLSFLSFIDICYSSSTSPRMLSDFLKEEKMISFIACATQYFVASWMCLTECCLLAAMAYDRYVAIGRPLQYSAVMAPGLCQKMVAGACGSGFLSSLAETIPCFHLYYCGPNIIPNFFCDITHIISLSCSNPFISQMILFLVAFFIGFSSVLVILLSYSFIAASILKISSIKGSAKAFNTCASHLAVVTIFYGTGLSVYMHPNSGHSEKQDKVLSVFYVILIPMLNPLIYSLRNKEIKEALKRVIKRAKHLLQ; translated from the coding sequence atggaagaaaatagaaatcacactTCTGTGGCcgtgtttgttctcctgggactctcagatgAAAAAGAGCTGCAACTTATCTTCTTCCCAgtcttcctagggatctaccttgtgaccctcctctggaacctgggtctcatcatcctaatcaggatggactcccacctgcacacacctatgtacttctttctcagtttcctgtcatttatagacatctgctattcttcttccaccagcccaaggatgctttcagacttcctaaaagaggaaaaaatgatttcattcattgcctgtgccacccagtattttgttgCATCCTGGATGTGTCTGACAgagtgctgtctcttggctgccatggcctatgacagatatgttgctattggtaggcctctgcagtactcagcggtcatggctcctggcctctgtcagaagatggttgctggggcctgtgggagtggtttccttagtAGCTTAGCGGAAACAATcccttgctttcatctctactactgtgggcccaatatcattccaaatttcttctgtgacataacccacatcatatccttgtcttgctccaatCCCTTCATCagccaaatgattctttttctggtAGCTTTTTTTATTGGGTTCAGTTCTGTTCTTGTTATTCTCTTGTCCTATAGTTtcattgcagcttccatcctgaaaatatcctccataaaaggtagtgccaaggccttcaatacctgtgcctcccacttggcagttgtgacaatcttctacGGAACAGGCCTCTCAGTGTACATGCATCCTAACTCTGGTCACTCtgagaaacaagacaaggttctgtcagtgttctatgttatccttatccccatgttaaaccctcttatctatagtctgaggaacaaggagatcaaagaggcccTCAAGAGGGTGATAAAGAGGGCAAAACATTTACTTCAGTAA